In Procambarus clarkii isolate CNS0578487 chromosome 6, FALCON_Pclarkii_2.0, whole genome shotgun sequence, one DNA window encodes the following:
- the LOC138355378 gene encoding A-kinase anchor protein 5-like, translated as MTKKVFKSSENSQQYSGLPESTARCVCLIPSHHYHYVYIKAVQITVPEAVQITVPEAVQITVPEAVQITVPEAVQITVPEAVQITVPETVQITVPEAVQITVPEAVQITVPEAVQITVPEAVQITVPEAVQITVPEAVQITVPETVQITVPEAVQITVPEAVQITVPEAAQITVPEAVQITVPEAVQITVPETVQITVPEAVQITVPEAVQITVPEAVQITVPEDEQITT; from the exons atgaCGAAAAAGGTGTTCAAATCCAGTGAAAACAGTCAGCAGTACTCGGGTCTTCCGGAGTCCACAGCAAGGTGCGTGTGTTTAATTCCAAGCCATCACTATCATTATGTTTACATCA AAGCTGTACAGATAACTGTACCTGAAGCTGTACAGATAACTGTACCTGAAGCTGTACAGATAACTGTACCTGAAGCTGTACAGATAACTGTACCTGAAGCTGTACAGATAACTGTACCTGAAGCTGTACAGATAACTGTACCTGAAACTGTACAGATAACTGTACCTGAAGCTGTACAGATAACTGTACCTGAAGCTGTACAGATAACTGTACCTGAAGCTGTACAGATAACTGTACCTGAAGCTGTACAGATAACTGTACCTGAAGCTGTACAGATAACTGTACCTGAAGCTGTACAGATAACTGTACCTGAAACTGTACAGATAACTGTACCTGAAGCTGTACAGATAACTGTACCTGAAGCTGTACAGATAACTGTACCTGAAGCTGCACAGATAACTGTACCTGAAGCTGTACAGATAACTGTACCTGAAGCTGTACAGATAACTGTACCTGAAACTGTACAGATAACTGTACCTGAAGCTGTACAGATAACTGTACCTGAAGCTGTACAGATAACTGTACCTGAAGCTGTACAGATAACTGTACCTGAAGATGAACAGATAACTACCTGA
- the LOC138355370 gene encoding coiled-coil domain-containing protein 70-like: MWLMVQTLWLMVQTMWLMVETLWLMVQTLWLMVQTLWLMVKTLWLMVQTLWLMVQTLWLMVQTLWLMVQTMWLMVQTLWLMVQTMWLMVQTLWLMVQTMWLMVQTLWLMVQTMWLMVQTLRLMVQTLWLMVQTMWLMVQTLWLMVQTLWLMVQTMWLIVQTMWLMVQTL, translated from the coding sequence ATGTGGCTCATGGTACAGACCCTGTGGCTCATGGTACAGACCATGTGGCTCATGGTAGAGACCCTGTGGCTCATGGTACAGACCCTGTGGCTCATGGTACAGACCCTGTGGCTCATGGTAAAGACCCTGTGGCTCATGGTACAGACCCTGTGGCTCATGGTACAGACCCTGTGGCTCATGGTACAGACCCTGTGGCTCATGGTACAGACCATGTGGCTCATGGTACAGACCCTGTGGCTCATGGTACAGACCATGTGGCTCATGGTACAGACCCTGTGGCTCATGGTACAGACCATGTGGCTCATGGTACAGACCCTGTGGCTCATGGTACAGACCATGTGGCTCATGGTACAGACCCTGCGGCTCATGGTACAGACCCTGTGGCTCATGGTACAGACCATGTGGCTCATGGTACAGACCCTGTGGCTCATGGTACAGACCCTGTGGCTCATGGTACAGACCATGTGGCTCATTGTACAGACCATGTGGCTCATGGTACAGACCCTGTAG